A single region of the Garra rufa chromosome 6, GarRuf1.0, whole genome shotgun sequence genome encodes:
- the LOC141335980 gene encoding protein NLRC3-like: protein MSLHNREMSSSAGSSCASIKSDHSRTDPPDLNKGTVTSDPRSELSSKFHHQTHMNQDNTEISLQTRKLETGESALENGDLQIIKDQHKISMKNKYRSLFEGVKPDETPLNRIYTQLYIIEGESEGVNEEHEVLQMEKTAKTKHSQDTPVDLNDIFKASPEPGCKEKKQIKTIFTKGIAGIGKTISVQKFILDWAEGKANQDVDFVFVLPFRELNLIRDHQYSLHRLLLDFHPELQDLDSKIYEECKVVFIFDGLDESRITLMFSDDQKVCDVTESSSVGVLMSNLMKGELLPSALIWITSRPAAANQIPSKYINRLTEIQGFNESQKEEYFRKRISDQHQASRIISHIRRARSLHIMCHIPVFCWISSTVLQKLLEEDLSAEIPQTLTEMYIHFLLIQINMRNQKYEKRDPEKLLQSNREVIVKLAGVAFKQLMKGNVMFYEEDLIESGIEVTDASVYSGICTEIFKEESVIHQRKVYSFIHLSIQEFLAAFYVFYFHVTLIMEGLRNFAPVQILLKGAVDQALKSTNGNLDLFLRFLLGVSLESNQRLLKDLLTHTENSSESIRETTQYIKEKIKDGRTLSTERSINLFLCLLEVKDQTLSREIQEFVKSHKHSEKKLSPSHCSTIAYMLQMSEEVLDELDLKKYNTSDEGKRRLISAVSNCKKAIFAGSNLSDQHCEIVSSALQSSNSVLRELNLDNNDLQDSGVKLLSDGLKSPNCQLEILRLSGCMVTEEGCGYLSSALSSNPSHLRELDLSYNHPGPSGVQLLNHKLEDPNYKLQILNVDNGEHFRIRPGLKKYACNLTLDPSTINTQLVLSDEKRKIIHVTEPQPYPDHPERFDACEQVLCEETLTGRCYWEAEWSGKGAEIVVSYKGIRRKGVSDCWFGYNDKSWSLYCCANEFTIWHKNVSNNIPFPLSSNRVGVYLDVSSGTLSFYSVSDTHTLTHLHTFNTTFTEPLYAGFAVYADSSVSLCQIKQFTVRNN from the exons GGAACAGTGACCTCTGACCCCAG ATCTGAGCTGTCTTCTAAATTCCACCATCAGACACACATGAATCAGGACAACACTGAAATATCCCTACAGACACGTAAACTGGAGACTGGAGAGAGTGCACTGGAGAATGGAGACCTGCAGATAATCAAAGACCAGCACAAAATCAGCATGAAAAACAAGTACAGAAGCTTATTTGAGGGAGTCAAACCAGATGAGACACCCCTGAACAGGATCTATACACAGCTCTACATCATAGAGGGTGAgagtgaaggagtgaatgaagaaCATGAGGTTTTACAGATGGAGAAAACAGCCAAAACAAAACACTCTCAAGACACTCCAGTTGacttaaatgacatttttaaagccTCACCTGAACCAGGATGTAAGGagaaaaaacaaataaagacTATTTTTACTAAAGGCATCGCTGGAATCGGAAAAACcatctctgtgcagaagttcattctggattgggccgagggaaaagccaatcaggatgtagattttgtgtttgtgcttccatttcgagagctgaacttgatccgagatcatcagtacagtcttcacagacttctgctggactttcatcctgaacttcaagatctggactcaaagatttatgaggagtgtaaagttgtgttcatctttgatggtctggatgaaagcAGAATCACACTGATGTTTTCAGATGATCAGAAAGTTTGTGATGTGACTGAGTCTTCATCAGTGGGTGTGTTGATGTCAAACCTCATGAAAGGAGagctgcttccctctgctctcatctggatcacctccagaccagcagcagccaatcagatcccatccaaatacatcaaccgtctgacagaaattcagggattcaatgagtctcagaaggaggaatatttcaggaagagaatcagtgaccagcatcaagccagcagaatcatctcacacatcagaagagcaagaagcctccacatcatgtgccacatccccgtcttctgctggatctcatcCACTGTGCTTCAAAAGCTCCTGGAAGAAGATCTGAGTGCAGAAATCCCTCAAACtctgactgaaatgtacatccacttcctgctgattcagatcaacatgaggaaccagaagtaTGAAAAGAGAGATCCAGAGAAACTCCTGCAGTCCAACAGAGAAGTGATTGTGAAACTTGCTGGAGTGGCTTTCAAACAGCTGATGAAGGGCAATGTAATgttctatgaggaggacctgaTTGAGAGCGGCATAGAAGTCACTGACGCCTCAGTGTATTCTGGGATTTGCACTGAGATCTTTAAGGAGGAATCTGTGATTCATCAAAGGAAAGTCTACAGCTTCATTCATCTGAGCATTCAGGAGTTCCTTGCTGCTTTCTATGTGTTTTACTTTCATGTAACTTTAATTATGGAGGGACTGAGGAATTTTGCTCCAGTACAAATTTTGCTTAAAGGTGCAGTAGATCAAGCCCTCAAGAGTACAAATGGAAATCTAGATCTGTTCCTGCGGTTCCTTCTTGGCGTCTCACTGGAGTCAAATCAAAGACTCTTAAAGGATCTACTGACACACACAGAGAACAGTTCAGAGAGCATTAGAGAAACCACACAGTACATTAAAGAGAAGATCAAAGATGGACGTACACTCTCCACTGaaagatccatcaatctgttcctctGTCTGCTGGAAGTGAAAGATCAGACTCTGTCCAGAGAGATTCAGGAGTTTGTGAAATCACACAAACACTCAGAGAAGAAACTCTCCCCTTCTCACTGCTCAACAATCGCCTACATGCTTCAGATGTCAGAAGAGGTGCTGGATGAGCTGGACCTCAAGAAATACAACACATCAGATGAGGGGAAAAGACGACTGATATCAGCTGTGAGCAACTGTAAAAAAGCCAT TTTTGCTGGCTCTAATCTCTCAGATCAGCATTGTGAAATTGTATCATCAGCTCTACAATCCTCAAACTCTGTcctgagagagctgaatctggacaacaatgacctgcaggactcAGGAGTAAAGCTGCTCTCTGATGGattgaagagtccaaactgtcagctggagatatTGAG gttgtctggctgtatggtgacagaggaaggctgtggttatttgtcttcagctctgagttcaaacccctcacacctgagagagctggatctgagctacaatcacccaggaCCATCAGGAGTGCAGCTGCTCAACCACAAACTGGAGGATCCAAACTATAAACTGCAGATACTCAA TGTGGATAATGGAGAACATTTCAGAATCAGACCAGGACTGAAAAAAT ATGCCTGTAATCTCACACTGGATCCAAGCACCATAAACACTCAACTCGTGTTGTCTGATGAGAAGAGGAAGATCATACATGTGACAGAGCCAcagccgtatcctgatcatccagagagATTCGATGCCTGTGAGCAGGTTCTGTGTGAAGAGACTCtgactggacgctgttactgggaggctGAATGGAGTGGGAAGGGCGCTGAAATAGTAGTGTCATATAAAGGCATCAGGAGGAAAGGAGTGAGTGATTGCTGGTTTGGATACAATGACAAATCCTGGAGTCTGTACTGTTGTGCTAATGAATTCACTATCTGGCACAAAAATGTGAGCAATAATATACCCTTCCCTTTATCCTCTAATAGAGTAGGAGTTTATCTGGACGTGTCATCCGGCACTCTGTCCTTTTACAGtgtctctgacacacacacactcacacacttacacacattcaaCACCACATTCACTGAACCCCTCTATGCTGGTTTTGCAGTTTATGCTGATTCTTCAGTGTCTCTGTGTCAGATTAAACAATTCACTGTGAGAAACAACTGA
- the LOC141335987 gene encoding caspase b-like has product MDTKRVMTEALEDLVDKELKQFIWQKCNGVKPGTAPISRAKLQTSDREDVVDCMVKQYPDDAGEIAVQALRNMRQNELAQRLELKLKEVQQPVQEERRNDDESMELQPIQSDWHRPYSITACSQLFKHKLLTEEKNDVYLPIGTSHRKGSALLINNIKCDYITDRKGAEIDQANMEWLLTALGYSVEKHTNLSGNALNTAVKNFSKRYEHQNSDSTFVVIMSHGDRFNNKDAILGVHYDDRKKPNDIFFVEDIFSHLNTVSCPALIEKPKVILIHSCRGGEDGGVYVRDSAFESDSWVHKEKDFVCFTVCLASLVNVCAYRNPDNGSFFINYIVDTFSTSAHKYDIMELFRKIASRMEKDRHFRNKQKLLPCIERTTLVKKFYLFPGL; this is encoded by the exons ATGGACACCAAAAGAGTGATGACTGAGGCACTTGAGGATCTTGTGGATAAAGAGCTCAAACAGTTCATCTGGCAGAAGTGCAATGGGGTCAAACCAGGCACTGCCCCGATTTCTCGCGCAAAGCTTCAGACTTCTGATCGTGAGGATGTGGTGGACTGCATGGTAAAGCAGTATCCCGATGACGCTGGGGAGATCGCAGTCCAAGCGTTGCGCAACATGAGACAAAATGAGCTTGCACAGCGCCTTGAATTAAAACTTAAGGaag TTCAGCAGCCTGTGCAGGAGGAACGGAGAAATGATGATGAGTCTATGGAGCTGCAGCCCATCCAGTCTGACTGGCACAGGCCATACAGCATTACTGCATGCAGTCAACTATTTAAACACAAACTTCTTACGGAAGAGAAAAATGAT GTTTATTTACCAATAGGAACATCTCACAGGAAGGGCTCAGCTCTGCTAATCAATAACATAAAATGTGACTACATAACGGACAGAAAAGGGGCAGAGATCGACCAGGCAAACATGGAGTGGCTGCTGACAGCTTTGGGTTACAGTGTTGAGAAACACACAAATCTCTCTGGAAAT GCATTAAATACAGCAGTCAAGAACTTCTCTAAACGTTATGAACATCAAAACTCGGACAGCACCTTTGTGGTTATCATGTCTCATGGTGACAGATTTAACAACAAAGATGCCATTTTAGGTGTCCATTATGATGATCGGAAGAAGCCCAATGATATCTTCTTTGTGGAGGACATCTTCTCTCATTTGAACACAGTCAGTTGTCCTGCTCTGATTGAAAAACCAAAGGTTATTCTCATTCACTCCTGCAGAGGAG GTGAGGATGGAGGTGTGTATGTTCGTGACAGTGCGTTTGAATCAGACTCCTGGGTTCACAAGGAGAAAGACTTTGTTTGCTTTACAGTATGTCTAGCCTCCCTGGTGA ATGTCTGTGCGTACAGGAATCCGGACAATGGAAGTTTTTTCATCAATTATATAGTTGATACATTTAGTACAAGCGCTCATAAATATGACATAATGGAGTTGTTCAGGAAG ATCGCCTCACGCATGGAGAAAGACCGACATTTCAGAAACAAGCAGAAACTATTGCCGTGTATTGAAAGGACGACCCTTGTGAAGAAATTTTACCTGTTTCCTGGACTCTAA